A single region of the Polyodon spathula isolate WHYD16114869_AA chromosome 5, ASM1765450v1, whole genome shotgun sequence genome encodes:
- the LOC121316377 gene encoding exportin-5-like, with amino-acid sequence MMEVEKNAILGLPQPLLDLYDSPVYKTVLERMQGFFCTLYDNCFHILGNAGQSLQQDFYTIDGLAGQLITSAFVNLANVPDYRLRPMLRVFVKQLVLSCPPEYYNTLMCPILGPLFAYLLQRLTQKWQVIHQRSSLCNSEDEPPEENPMSQEMLDEQLVRLLTREVMDLLSVCCIVKRGSEAAGAKEGELEGERPLTPMHSETLLWFSVTCACLSQVMSGSLLADAVTWFYGAVLRGLQMHGQHEGCNTALIQLAFFIYETLRPRFPELRTVMEQIPQIQMDSLDQFDLKVLNPGQQKTADKKRKDIFKRLISGTVGKPLGQQFKKEVHIKNLPSLFKKNKSEPTLDTLDGNSAGLATLFSPNPDDI; translated from the exons ATGATGGAAGTGGAGAAGAATGCtattttgg GTCTCCCTCAGCCCTTGTTGGACCTCTACGACTCCCCTGTATATAAAACAGTGCTGGAACGAATGCAGGGTTTCTTCTGTACGCTCTATGATAACTG CTTCCACATTTTGGGAAATGCAGGCCAGTCGTTGCAGCAGGATTTCTACACCATCGATGGCTTGGCTGGCCAGTTAATCACCTCTGCTTTCGTCAACCTGGCCAATGTTCCTGACTACCGGCTCCGCCCCATGCTTC GTGTGTTCGTGAAGCAGCTGGTTCTCTCCTGCCCTCCGGAGTACTACAACACCCTCATGTGCCCTATCCTGGGGCCTCTCTTTGCCTATCTGTTACAG AGGCTTACTCAGAAGTGGCAGGTCATCCACCAGAGAAGTAGCCTTTG CAACTCTGAGGACGAACCCCCTGAAGAGAACCCCATGTCTCAGGAGATGCTGGACGAGCAGCTGGTCAGGCTGCTGACCCGGGAAGTCATGGACCTCCTCA GTGTATGCTGTATTGTGAAGAGGGGATCTGAAGCAGCTGGTGCTAAAGAAGGTGAATTGGAAGGTGAGCGTCCTT TGACCCCAATGCACTCGGAAACC CTGCTGTGGTTTTCTGTGACGTGTGCGTGTTTGTCTCAGGTGATGTCTGGGAGTCTGTTGGCGGATGCAGTTACCTGGTTTTACGGCGCCGTGTTGAGGGGGTTGCAGATGCATGGGCAGCACGAGGGCTGCAACACTGCGCTCATCCAGCTGGCTTTCTTCATTTATGAGACACTG AGACCCCGCTTCCCTGAGCTGAGGACTGTGATGGAACAGATCCCCCAGATCCAGATGGACAGTCTGGACCAGTTTGACTTGAAAGTGCTGAACCCTGGACAGCAGAAAACAGCAGACAAAAAGAGGAAGGACATCTTTAAAAGGCTTATTTCTGGCACAGTTGGG AAACCCCTTGGACAGCAGTTTAAAAAGGAAGTTCACATCAAAAACCTACCATCCCtattcaagaaaaacaaatctgagcCGACACTGGATACCCTTGATGGCAATAGTGCCGGCTTGGCAACACTCTTTTCACCTAACCCTGATGATATTTGA